One region of Skermanella mucosa genomic DNA includes:
- the guaB gene encoding IMP dehydrogenase — translation MAQIVQFREALTFDDVLLVPAESSVLPAQTDTRTRLTKSIELGIPLMSAAMDTVTESGLAIAMAQAGGIGVIHRNMDIERQADEVRRVKRFESGMVVNPITIEPTATLADALSLMANYRISGIPVVEQPSGKLVGILTNRDVRFASNPQQRVSELMTSERLVTVREGVDREEAKRLLHQFRIEKLLVVDDAYRCIGLVTVKDIEKAQLHPNACKDEKGRLRAAAATGTGEDGLARAEALFDAEVDVLVVDTAHGHSRKVMEQIERVRRLSNYTQVVAGNVATSEAAKALIGAGVDAVKVGIGPGSICTTRMVAGVGVPQLTAVMDVVDECHRQGIPVVSDGGIKYSGDLAKAIAAGADCAMLGSLFAGTDESPGEVILYQGRSYKSYRGMGSVGAMARGSADRYFQQEVRDTMKLVPEGVEGRVPYKGPVSGVIHQLVGGLKAAMGYTGNSSIPEMQTRCNFVKITNAGLRESHVHDIMITNEAPNYRRDL, via the coding sequence ATGGCCCAGATCGTGCAGTTTCGCGAAGCCCTCACCTTCGACGACGTCCTGCTGGTGCCGGCCGAATCCTCGGTCCTGCCGGCCCAGACGGACACCCGCACCCGGCTGACCAAGTCGATCGAACTCGGCATTCCCCTGATGTCCGCCGCCATGGACACGGTAACCGAAAGCGGCCTCGCCATCGCCATGGCGCAGGCGGGCGGCATCGGCGTGATCCACCGCAACATGGACATAGAGCGGCAGGCGGACGAGGTCCGGCGGGTCAAGCGGTTCGAATCGGGCATGGTGGTCAATCCGATCACGATCGAACCGACGGCGACCCTGGCCGATGCGCTGAGCCTGATGGCGAATTACCGCATCTCCGGCATTCCGGTGGTCGAGCAGCCCTCGGGCAAGCTGGTCGGCATCCTGACCAACCGCGACGTCCGCTTCGCATCCAACCCGCAGCAGCGGGTGTCGGAGCTGATGACCAGCGAACGGCTGGTGACGGTCCGCGAGGGCGTCGACCGGGAGGAGGCGAAGCGGCTGCTCCACCAGTTCCGCATCGAGAAGCTGCTGGTGGTCGACGACGCCTACCGCTGCATCGGGCTGGTCACGGTCAAGGACATCGAGAAGGCTCAACTTCACCCCAACGCCTGCAAGGACGAGAAGGGCCGGCTGCGTGCCGCCGCCGCGACCGGCACCGGCGAGGACGGGCTGGCCCGCGCCGAGGCGCTGTTCGATGCCGAGGTAGACGTGCTGGTCGTCGATACCGCCCACGGGCATTCCCGCAAGGTGATGGAGCAGATCGAGCGGGTGCGCCGTCTGTCCAACTATACCCAGGTGGTCGCCGGCAACGTCGCCACGTCGGAAGCTGCCAAGGCGCTGATCGGCGCCGGCGTCGATGCGGTCAAGGTCGGCATCGGCCCGGGATCGATCTGCACCACCCGCATGGTCGCGGGCGTCGGCGTTCCGCAGCTGACCGCCGTAATGGACGTGGTCGACGAGTGCCACCGCCAGGGCATTCCCGTCGTCAGTGACGGCGGCATCAAGTATTCCGGCGACCTCGCCAAGGCGATCGCGGCCGGTGCCGATTGCGCGATGCTGGGCAGCCTGTTCGCCGGCACCGACGAGAGCCCCGGCGAGGTGATCCTGTACCAGGGCCGGAGCTACAAGAGCTATCGCGGCATGGGTTCGGTCGGTGCCATGGCGCGCGGCTCGGCGGACCGCTACTTCCAGCAGGAAGTCCGCGACACCATGAAGCTGGTGCCGGAAGGCGTCGAGGGGCGGGTGCCCTACAAGGGCCCGGTCAGCGGCGTGATCCACCAGCTGGTCGGCGGCCTGAAGGCGGCCATGGGCTATACCGGCAACAGCAGCATCCCGGAGATGCAGACCCGCTGCAACTTCGTGAAGATCACCAACGCGGGCCTGCGCGAGAGCCATGTCCACGACATCATGATCACCAACGAGGCACCCAACTACCGCCGCGACCTCTAA
- a CDS encoding ABC transporter permease, producing MIDFLVLIAVSVVIAATPMLFAAVGELVVERSGVLNLGVEGMMLIGAVVGFGVTMTTGSAVLGIGSAALAGAALALVFGVLVLTLMANQVATGLALTIFGIGLSALIGAGFVGMPIAGLPKLDIPGISDLPVLGPLLFQYDAMVYLSVALTLAVGWFLKRTHAGMVLRAVGESAESAHSIGHPVIRVRYLATLFGGAMAGLGGAFLSLSVTPMWAENMTSGRGWIALALVVFGSWRPGRVLLGAYIFGGVTILQLHAQGSGGLGFGLPGQVFTMLPYLATIAVLTIISAGPWRGRFQAPACLGQPFRPSV from the coding sequence ATGATCGATTTCCTTGTCCTGATCGCGGTGTCCGTGGTGATCGCCGCGACGCCGATGCTGTTCGCCGCCGTGGGCGAGCTGGTGGTGGAGCGGTCCGGGGTGCTGAACCTGGGCGTCGAGGGCATGATGCTGATCGGCGCGGTGGTGGGTTTCGGCGTGACCATGACGACTGGCAGCGCCGTGCTGGGAATCGGCTCGGCGGCGCTTGCCGGCGCCGCGCTGGCGCTGGTCTTCGGCGTGCTGGTCCTGACCCTGATGGCGAATCAGGTGGCGACGGGCCTTGCCCTCACCATCTTCGGGATCGGGCTGAGCGCCCTGATCGGGGCCGGCTTCGTCGGCATGCCCATCGCCGGCCTGCCCAAGCTGGACATTCCCGGAATCAGCGACCTGCCGGTCTTGGGGCCTCTGCTGTTCCAGTACGACGCCATGGTCTACCTGTCGGTGGCGTTGACCCTGGCGGTCGGCTGGTTCCTGAAGCGGACCCATGCCGGCATGGTGCTGAGGGCGGTCGGCGAATCCGCGGAATCCGCGCACTCGATCGGGCATCCGGTGATTCGGGTCCGCTACTTGGCGACCCTGTTCGGCGGCGCCATGGCCGGGCTGGGCGGCGCCTTCCTGTCGCTGTCGGTCACGCCCATGTGGGCGGAGAACATGACGTCGGGCCGCGGCTGGATCGCGCTGGCGCTGGTCGTGTTCGGATCGTGGCGGCCGGGCCGGGTGCTGCTGGGCGCCTATATCTTCGGCGGCGTCACGATCCTTCAGCTCCATGCCCAGGGAAGCGGCGGGCTGGGCTTCGGGCTGCCGGGGCAGGTGTTCACCATGCTGCCGTACCTGGCGACCATCGCGGTGCTGACGATCATATCGGCCGGTCCCTGGCGCGGCCGTTTCCAGGCGCCGGCCTGCCTGGGACAGCCTTTCCGACCGTCGGTGTGA